One genomic window of Cricetulus griseus strain 17A/GY chromosome 3, alternate assembly CriGri-PICRH-1.0, whole genome shotgun sequence includes the following:
- the Palb2 gene encoding partner and localizer of BRCA2 isoform X6: MGKPKVPLTPSASPTPLLPPYLKEKLAFLKKEYSKTLARLKRAKRAEKVKNSKKAIEDCVSHQETSPQLSRSEPINEGSPCDTVQINHLDKETGENISVILDVEPQPFNHKNDQEVLYTQRAGDIQEQFPYVINSPDGKKGQDTLPGRAKKRWKKTSVSQEKEDLFDINSLMLPDKQGKTQEAISSKSPRSPITEKICLLNLKSKTPDPPALDTEIDGERLLVPLSGKSERDIDIPLKGNNVSMETTVPSWAMSDNNHSQHLEHTPPNSDCKIPTQSPASSINLEAQGRKITIFTDNPVVNKAVSASDQLPGSPISEAINSCSVSDLTHSNLPANTTQNFKSLKSPGNIVDERNETLQADEILGSSKSFSPVAVSPPATESQIHSCTMLEGLPFPAEYYVRTTRHMSDYQRKIALEAVIQSHLGVKKKGLKNKRKATKNVVLSSEETDQSESSMLDTCTGQSSSGSPSQELISSAEVSSPTTPAEADSHPGRRHRGKQKSVRVSTLDRQLLFPPYSTLGINMSKGKFTKHKCQDGKVVIHDFELPDEDFGPLKLKKLKSYSEKLIEPPNLKNYGERLPWERNHATLEELQIDSEMEDLKEELPAPSREEQHPGPTLKRKPTSKGLSSSVLLFTPTDTAAPNYSGRSTAYLCSPAFPVLGVTPAFASQATSENVATEIRQTCSTSQPSHLGDTSRLANNKQCNSSASSPKLDTNLHVSGRQGQPACDSDSGPQATPLPIESFTFRENQLCGNACLKLHEYSTEQTEITDLPACDSWNPGSLHLVSKFKNPSSSCSVDVSAVWWERAGVKEPCIITACEDVVSLWKPLDTLQWEKVHTWQFTEVPVLQIVPVPDVYNLICVALGNLEIREIRALLCSSGDESEKQVLLKSGNIKAVLGLTKRRLVSSIGTFCNQQIQIMTFAEDGGSKDEQLLMPPDETILTFAEVQGMQDALLGTTTVNNIVIWNLKTGQLLKKVHIDDSYQASICHRAYSEMGLLFVVLSHPCAKESQAFGSPMFQLLVINPKTAQSVRVLLCCLPQGQAGRQKRT, encoded by the exons ATGGGTAAACCTAAAGTCCCCTTGACACCTTCCGCCTCTCCCACCCCACTTCTGCCCCCTTAC TTGAAGGAAAAATTAGCATTTTTGAAAAAGGAATACAGCAAGACACTTGCTCGTCTTAAG CGTGCCAAAAGAGCTGAGAAGGTTAAGAACTCTAAGAAAGCAATAGAAGATTGTGTGTCCCATCAGGAAACCTCCCCACAGCTAAGCCGCTCTG AACCTATAAATGAAGGCTCTCCTTGTGATACGGTACAAATCAACCATCTTGATAAGGAAACTGGAGAAAACATCTCTGTGATACTTGATGTTGAACCTCAGCCCTTTAACCATAAAAATGACCAAGAAGTACTATATACACAAAGAGCAGGCGACATCCAAGAACAATTTCCATATGTCATCAACAGCCCTGATGGTAAAAAAGGGCAGGATACACTGCCAGGGAGAGCAAAGAAGCGGTGGAAGAAAACATCTGTTTCACAGGAGAAAGAGGATCTGTTTGACATTAATTCTCTCATGCTCCCTGACAAGCAAGGAAAGACACAGGAAGCAATCAGTAGCAAGAGTCCTAGGTCCCCAATAACTGAAAAGATTTGCCTTTTAAATCTGAAGTCTAAAACTCCTGACCCTCCAGCCCTTGATACAGAAATTGATGGAGAGCGTTTATTAGTTCCATTATCTGGCAAATCAGAAAGGGATATTGATATACCTTTAAAGGGAAACAATGTCTCCATGGAGACTACAGTTCCTTCATGGGCTATGTCAGACAACAATCATAGTCAACACCTTGAGCATACACCTCCTAACAGTGACTGCAAAATTCCTACTCAGAGCCCAGCTTCATCCATAAACCTGGAGGCACAAGGCAGAAAAATTACTATATTTACAGATAACCCAGTAGTAAATAAAGCTGTGAGTGCCAGTGATCAGCTCCCAGGAAGTCCTATTTCAGAGGCAATTAATTCATGTTCTGTAAGTGATCTTACTCACAGTAACTTGCCAGCAAATACTACCCAaaactttaaatctttaaaatctcCTGGTAACATTGTTGATGAAAGAAACGAGACTCTTCAAGCAGATGAAATTCTAGGTTCATCTAAGAGCTTCAGCCCAGTAGCAGTCTCTCCTCCTGCCACAGAAAGTCAAATACATTCTTGTACAATGCTTGAAGGCCTTCCGTTTCCTGCAGAATACTACGTTAGAACTACCCGTCATATGTCAGACTATCAGAGAAAAATAGCTCTGGAAGCTGTAATTCAAAGTCACTTGGGTGTCAAGAAGAAAgggcttaaaaataaaaggaaagcaacTAAGAATGTAGTCCTCTCCAGTGAAGAAACAGACCAAAGTGAAAGTAGTATGTTGGACACATGCACAGGACAGTCCAGTTCAGGAAGTCCTTCTCAGGAACTAATCTCATCAGCTGAGGTCAGCTCTCCCACAACACCTGCTGAAGCTGACAGCCATCCTGGTAGaagacacagaggaaaacaaaaatcagtccGAGTCTCCACACTGGATCGTCAGCTGCTTTTCCCTCCTTACAGCACATTGGGTATAAACATGTCCAAGGGCAAATTCACCAAGCATAAGTGTCAGGATGGAAAAGTGGTTATTCATG ACTTCGAGTTACCTGATGAAGACTTTGGGCCTCTTAAGCTTAAAAAGTTGAAGTCCTACTCAGAAAAGCTGATTGAGCCTCCTAACTTAAAAAACTATGGAGAGAGGCTTCCTTGGGAAAGAAATCATGCCACTCTGGAGGAACTGCAAATAGATTCAGAAATGGAGGACTTGAAAGAGGAACTCCCTGCTCCATCAAGAGAGGAACAGCATCCAGGGCCAACCCTGAAAAGGAAGCCTACCAGCAAGGGCCTTTCTTCATCCGTGCTGCTTTTCACTCCTACAGATACGGCTGCACCTAACTACAGTGGCAGATCTACTGCCTACCTGTGTTCACCTGCTTTCCCTGTCTTAGGCGTGACTCCagcttttgcctcccaagcaaCCAGTGAGAATGTAGCCACTGAAATTAGGCAGACTTGCTCTACATCCCAGCCTTCTCACTTGGGAGACACAAGCAGACTTGCTAATAACAAACAATGCAACAGTTCAGCCAGCTCACCAAAACTGGATACCAACCTGCATGTGTCAGGTAGGCAAGGACAACCTGCCTGTGACAGTGACTCTGGCCCCCAAGCAACACCTCTACCCATTGAGTCATTCACTTTCAGAGAAAATCAGCTCTGTGGAAATGCATGCCTCAAGTTACATGAATATTCCACTGAACAG ACTGAAATCACAGACCTCCCTGCTTGTGACAGCTGGAACCCCGGCAGCCTACACTTGGTCTCAAAGTTCAAG AACCCTTCTAGTTCCTGTTCTGTGGATGTGAGTGCCGTGTGGTGGGAAAGAGCTGGTGTTAAGGAACCATGTATCATAACTGCTTGTGAAGATGTAGTTTCTCTTTGGAAGCCCTTGGATACTTTGCAGTGGGAAAAAGTTCATACCTGGCAATTCACAGAG GTTCCAGTGTTACAAATAGTTCCGGTGCCTGATGTTTATAATCTCATATGTGTGGCTTTGGGAAATTTGGAAATCAGAGAAATCAG GGCATTGCTGTGCTCCTCTGGTGATGAAAGTGAAAAGCAAGTACTACTGAAAtctggaaatataaaagctgTGCTTGGCTTGACAAAGAGAAGACTAGTTAGTAGCATTGGAACCTTTTGCAATCAACAAATACAAATCATGACATTTGCTGAAGATGGAGG TAGCAAAGATGAACAGCTTTTGATGCCCCCTGATGAGACTATATTGACTTTTGCTGAAGTCCAGGGGATGCAGGATGCTCTGCTTGGTACCACCACTGTGAACAACATTGTGATCTG GAATTTAAAGACTGGCCAACTCCTGAAAAAGGTGCACATTGATGACTCTTACCAAGCTTCGATCTGTCACAGAGCCTATTCTGAGATG GGGCTCCTGTTTGTTGTTCTGAGTCATCCTTGTGCCAAAGAGAGCCAGGCCTTTGGAAGCCCCATGTTTCAGCTTCTGGTGATTAACCCTAAGACAGCTCAGAGTGTGCGTGTTCTGCTATGCTGTCTTCCTCAAGGGCAGGCTGGAAG gcagaagaggacataa
- the Palb2 gene encoding partner and localizer of BRCA2 isoform X5, protein MGKPKVPLTPSASPTPLLPPYLKEKLAFLKKEYSKTLARLKRAKRAEKVKNSKKAIEDCVSHQETSPQLSRSEPINEGSPCDTVQINHLDKETGENISVILDVEPQPFNHKNDQEVLYTQRAGDIQEQFPYVINSPDGKKGQDTLPGRAKKRWKKTSVSQEKEDLFDINSLMLPDKQGKTQEAISSKSPRSPITEKICLLNLKSKTPDPPALDTEIDGERLLVPLSGKSERDIDIPLKGNNVSMETTVPSWAMSDNNHSQHLEHTPPNSDCKIPTQSPASSINLEAQGRKITIFTDNPVVNKAVSASDQLPGSPISEAINSCSVSDLTHSNLPANTTQNFKSLKSPGNIVDERNETLQADEILGSSKSFSPVAVSPPATESQIHSCTMLEGLPFPAEYYVRTTRHMSDYQRKIALEAVIQSHLGVKKKGLKNKRKATKNVVLSSEETDQSESSMLDTCTGQSSSGSPSQELISSAEVSSPTTPAEADSHPGRRHRGKQKSVRVSTLDRQLLFPPYSTLGINMSKGKFTKHKCQDGKVVIHDFELPDEDFGPLKLKKLKSYSEKLIEPPNLKNYGERLPWERNHATLEELQIDSEMEDLKEELPAPSREEQHPGPTLKRKPTSKGLSSSVLLFTPTDTAAPNYSGRSTAYLCSPAFPVLGVTPAFASQATSENVATEIRQTCSTSQPSHLGDTSRLANNKQCNSSASSPKLDTNLHVSGRQGQPACDSDSGPQATPLPIESFTFRENQLCGNACLKLHEYSTEQTEITDLPACDSWNPGSLHLVSKFKNPSSSCSVDVSAVWWERAGVKEPCIITACEDVVSLWKPLDTLQWEKVHTWQFTEVPVLQIVPVPDVYNLICVALGNLEIREIRALLCSSGDESEKQVLLKSGNIKAVLGLTKRRLVSSIGTFCNQQIQIMTFAEDGGSKDEQLLMPPDETILTFAEVQGMQDALLGTTTVNNIVIWNLKTGQLLKKVHIDDSYQASICHRAYSEMGLLFVVLSHPCAKESQAFGSPMFQLLVINPKTAQSVRVLLCCLPQGQAGRLTMMGHRESP, encoded by the exons ATGGGTAAACCTAAAGTCCCCTTGACACCTTCCGCCTCTCCCACCCCACTTCTGCCCCCTTAC TTGAAGGAAAAATTAGCATTTTTGAAAAAGGAATACAGCAAGACACTTGCTCGTCTTAAG CGTGCCAAAAGAGCTGAGAAGGTTAAGAACTCTAAGAAAGCAATAGAAGATTGTGTGTCCCATCAGGAAACCTCCCCACAGCTAAGCCGCTCTG AACCTATAAATGAAGGCTCTCCTTGTGATACGGTACAAATCAACCATCTTGATAAGGAAACTGGAGAAAACATCTCTGTGATACTTGATGTTGAACCTCAGCCCTTTAACCATAAAAATGACCAAGAAGTACTATATACACAAAGAGCAGGCGACATCCAAGAACAATTTCCATATGTCATCAACAGCCCTGATGGTAAAAAAGGGCAGGATACACTGCCAGGGAGAGCAAAGAAGCGGTGGAAGAAAACATCTGTTTCACAGGAGAAAGAGGATCTGTTTGACATTAATTCTCTCATGCTCCCTGACAAGCAAGGAAAGACACAGGAAGCAATCAGTAGCAAGAGTCCTAGGTCCCCAATAACTGAAAAGATTTGCCTTTTAAATCTGAAGTCTAAAACTCCTGACCCTCCAGCCCTTGATACAGAAATTGATGGAGAGCGTTTATTAGTTCCATTATCTGGCAAATCAGAAAGGGATATTGATATACCTTTAAAGGGAAACAATGTCTCCATGGAGACTACAGTTCCTTCATGGGCTATGTCAGACAACAATCATAGTCAACACCTTGAGCATACACCTCCTAACAGTGACTGCAAAATTCCTACTCAGAGCCCAGCTTCATCCATAAACCTGGAGGCACAAGGCAGAAAAATTACTATATTTACAGATAACCCAGTAGTAAATAAAGCTGTGAGTGCCAGTGATCAGCTCCCAGGAAGTCCTATTTCAGAGGCAATTAATTCATGTTCTGTAAGTGATCTTACTCACAGTAACTTGCCAGCAAATACTACCCAaaactttaaatctttaaaatctcCTGGTAACATTGTTGATGAAAGAAACGAGACTCTTCAAGCAGATGAAATTCTAGGTTCATCTAAGAGCTTCAGCCCAGTAGCAGTCTCTCCTCCTGCCACAGAAAGTCAAATACATTCTTGTACAATGCTTGAAGGCCTTCCGTTTCCTGCAGAATACTACGTTAGAACTACCCGTCATATGTCAGACTATCAGAGAAAAATAGCTCTGGAAGCTGTAATTCAAAGTCACTTGGGTGTCAAGAAGAAAgggcttaaaaataaaaggaaagcaacTAAGAATGTAGTCCTCTCCAGTGAAGAAACAGACCAAAGTGAAAGTAGTATGTTGGACACATGCACAGGACAGTCCAGTTCAGGAAGTCCTTCTCAGGAACTAATCTCATCAGCTGAGGTCAGCTCTCCCACAACACCTGCTGAAGCTGACAGCCATCCTGGTAGaagacacagaggaaaacaaaaatcagtccGAGTCTCCACACTGGATCGTCAGCTGCTTTTCCCTCCTTACAGCACATTGGGTATAAACATGTCCAAGGGCAAATTCACCAAGCATAAGTGTCAGGATGGAAAAGTGGTTATTCATG ACTTCGAGTTACCTGATGAAGACTTTGGGCCTCTTAAGCTTAAAAAGTTGAAGTCCTACTCAGAAAAGCTGATTGAGCCTCCTAACTTAAAAAACTATGGAGAGAGGCTTCCTTGGGAAAGAAATCATGCCACTCTGGAGGAACTGCAAATAGATTCAGAAATGGAGGACTTGAAAGAGGAACTCCCTGCTCCATCAAGAGAGGAACAGCATCCAGGGCCAACCCTGAAAAGGAAGCCTACCAGCAAGGGCCTTTCTTCATCCGTGCTGCTTTTCACTCCTACAGATACGGCTGCACCTAACTACAGTGGCAGATCTACTGCCTACCTGTGTTCACCTGCTTTCCCTGTCTTAGGCGTGACTCCagcttttgcctcccaagcaaCCAGTGAGAATGTAGCCACTGAAATTAGGCAGACTTGCTCTACATCCCAGCCTTCTCACTTGGGAGACACAAGCAGACTTGCTAATAACAAACAATGCAACAGTTCAGCCAGCTCACCAAAACTGGATACCAACCTGCATGTGTCAGGTAGGCAAGGACAACCTGCCTGTGACAGTGACTCTGGCCCCCAAGCAACACCTCTACCCATTGAGTCATTCACTTTCAGAGAAAATCAGCTCTGTGGAAATGCATGCCTCAAGTTACATGAATATTCCACTGAACAG ACTGAAATCACAGACCTCCCTGCTTGTGACAGCTGGAACCCCGGCAGCCTACACTTGGTCTCAAAGTTCAAG AACCCTTCTAGTTCCTGTTCTGTGGATGTGAGTGCCGTGTGGTGGGAAAGAGCTGGTGTTAAGGAACCATGTATCATAACTGCTTGTGAAGATGTAGTTTCTCTTTGGAAGCCCTTGGATACTTTGCAGTGGGAAAAAGTTCATACCTGGCAATTCACAGAG GTTCCAGTGTTACAAATAGTTCCGGTGCCTGATGTTTATAATCTCATATGTGTGGCTTTGGGAAATTTGGAAATCAGAGAAATCAG GGCATTGCTGTGCTCCTCTGGTGATGAAAGTGAAAAGCAAGTACTACTGAAAtctggaaatataaaagctgTGCTTGGCTTGACAAAGAGAAGACTAGTTAGTAGCATTGGAACCTTTTGCAATCAACAAATACAAATCATGACATTTGCTGAAGATGGAGG TAGCAAAGATGAACAGCTTTTGATGCCCCCTGATGAGACTATATTGACTTTTGCTGAAGTCCAGGGGATGCAGGATGCTCTGCTTGGTACCACCACTGTGAACAACATTGTGATCTG GAATTTAAAGACTGGCCAACTCCTGAAAAAGGTGCACATTGATGACTCTTACCAAGCTTCGATCTGTCACAGAGCCTATTCTGAGATG GGGCTCCTGTTTGTTGTTCTGAGTCATCCTTGTGCCAAAGAGAGCCAGGCCTTTGGAAGCCCCATGTTTCAGCTTCTGGTGATTAACCCTAAGACAGCTCAGAGTGTGCGTGTTCTGCTATGCTGTCTTCCTCAAGGGCAGGCTGGAAG GTTGACAATGATGGGACACAGGGAAAGCCCCTAA
- the Palb2 gene encoding partner and localizer of BRCA2 isoform X1, whose product MGKPKVPLTPSASPTPLLPPYLKEKLAFLKKEYSKTLARLKRAKRAEKVKNSKKAIEDCVSHQETSPQLSRSEPINEGSPCDTVQINHLDKETGENISVILDVEPQPFNHKNDQEVLYTQRAGDIQEQFPYVINSPDGKKGQDTLPGRAKKRWKKTSVSQEKEDLFDINSLMLPDKQGKTQEAISSKSPRSPITEKICLLNLKSKTPDPPALDTEIDGERLLVPLSGKSERDIDIPLKGNNVSMETTVPSWAMSDNNHSQHLEHTPPNSDCKIPTQSPASSINLEAQGRKITIFTDNPVVNKAVSASDQLPGSPISEAINSCSVSDLTHSNLPANTTQNFKSLKSPGNIVDERNETLQADEILGSSKSFSPVAVSPPATESQIHSCTMLEGLPFPAEYYVRTTRHMSDYQRKIALEAVIQSHLGVKKKGLKNKRKATKNVVLSSEETDQSESSMLDTCTGQSSSGSPSQELISSAEVSSPTTPAEADSHPGRRHRGKQKSVRVSTLDRQLLFPPYSTLGINMSKGKFTKHKCQDGKVVIHDFELPDEDFGPLKLKKLKSYSEKLIEPPNLKNYGERLPWERNHATLEELQIDSEMEDLKEELPAPSREEQHPGPTLKRKPTSKGLSSSVLLFTPTDTAAPNYSGRSTAYLCSPAFPVLGVTPAFASQATSENVATEIRQTCSTSQPSHLGDTSRLANNKQCNSSASSPKLDTNLHVSGRQGQPACDSDSGPQATPLPIESFTFRENQLCGNACLKLHEYSTEQTEITDLPACDSWNPGSLHLVSKFKNPSSSCSVDVSAVWWERAGVKEPCIITACEDVVSLWKPLDTLQWEKVHTWQFTEVPVLQIVPVPDVYNLICVALGNLEIREIRALLCSSGDESEKQVLLKSGNIKAVLGLTKRRLVSSIGTFCNQQIQIMTFAEDGGSKDEQLLMPPDETILTFAEVQGMQDALLGTTTVNNIVIWNLKTGQLLKKVHIDDSYQASICHRAYSEMGLLFVVLSHPCAKESQAFGSPMFQLLVINPKTAQSVRVLLCCLPQGQAGRFLEGDVKDHIAAAVLTSGTIAIWDLLLGHCTAVLPPVSDQNWSLVKWSGTDSHLLAGQKDGNIFIYRYF is encoded by the exons ATGGGTAAACCTAAAGTCCCCTTGACACCTTCCGCCTCTCCCACCCCACTTCTGCCCCCTTAC TTGAAGGAAAAATTAGCATTTTTGAAAAAGGAATACAGCAAGACACTTGCTCGTCTTAAG CGTGCCAAAAGAGCTGAGAAGGTTAAGAACTCTAAGAAAGCAATAGAAGATTGTGTGTCCCATCAGGAAACCTCCCCACAGCTAAGCCGCTCTG AACCTATAAATGAAGGCTCTCCTTGTGATACGGTACAAATCAACCATCTTGATAAGGAAACTGGAGAAAACATCTCTGTGATACTTGATGTTGAACCTCAGCCCTTTAACCATAAAAATGACCAAGAAGTACTATATACACAAAGAGCAGGCGACATCCAAGAACAATTTCCATATGTCATCAACAGCCCTGATGGTAAAAAAGGGCAGGATACACTGCCAGGGAGAGCAAAGAAGCGGTGGAAGAAAACATCTGTTTCACAGGAGAAAGAGGATCTGTTTGACATTAATTCTCTCATGCTCCCTGACAAGCAAGGAAAGACACAGGAAGCAATCAGTAGCAAGAGTCCTAGGTCCCCAATAACTGAAAAGATTTGCCTTTTAAATCTGAAGTCTAAAACTCCTGACCCTCCAGCCCTTGATACAGAAATTGATGGAGAGCGTTTATTAGTTCCATTATCTGGCAAATCAGAAAGGGATATTGATATACCTTTAAAGGGAAACAATGTCTCCATGGAGACTACAGTTCCTTCATGGGCTATGTCAGACAACAATCATAGTCAACACCTTGAGCATACACCTCCTAACAGTGACTGCAAAATTCCTACTCAGAGCCCAGCTTCATCCATAAACCTGGAGGCACAAGGCAGAAAAATTACTATATTTACAGATAACCCAGTAGTAAATAAAGCTGTGAGTGCCAGTGATCAGCTCCCAGGAAGTCCTATTTCAGAGGCAATTAATTCATGTTCTGTAAGTGATCTTACTCACAGTAACTTGCCAGCAAATACTACCCAaaactttaaatctttaaaatctcCTGGTAACATTGTTGATGAAAGAAACGAGACTCTTCAAGCAGATGAAATTCTAGGTTCATCTAAGAGCTTCAGCCCAGTAGCAGTCTCTCCTCCTGCCACAGAAAGTCAAATACATTCTTGTACAATGCTTGAAGGCCTTCCGTTTCCTGCAGAATACTACGTTAGAACTACCCGTCATATGTCAGACTATCAGAGAAAAATAGCTCTGGAAGCTGTAATTCAAAGTCACTTGGGTGTCAAGAAGAAAgggcttaaaaataaaaggaaagcaacTAAGAATGTAGTCCTCTCCAGTGAAGAAACAGACCAAAGTGAAAGTAGTATGTTGGACACATGCACAGGACAGTCCAGTTCAGGAAGTCCTTCTCAGGAACTAATCTCATCAGCTGAGGTCAGCTCTCCCACAACACCTGCTGAAGCTGACAGCCATCCTGGTAGaagacacagaggaaaacaaaaatcagtccGAGTCTCCACACTGGATCGTCAGCTGCTTTTCCCTCCTTACAGCACATTGGGTATAAACATGTCCAAGGGCAAATTCACCAAGCATAAGTGTCAGGATGGAAAAGTGGTTATTCATG ACTTCGAGTTACCTGATGAAGACTTTGGGCCTCTTAAGCTTAAAAAGTTGAAGTCCTACTCAGAAAAGCTGATTGAGCCTCCTAACTTAAAAAACTATGGAGAGAGGCTTCCTTGGGAAAGAAATCATGCCACTCTGGAGGAACTGCAAATAGATTCAGAAATGGAGGACTTGAAAGAGGAACTCCCTGCTCCATCAAGAGAGGAACAGCATCCAGGGCCAACCCTGAAAAGGAAGCCTACCAGCAAGGGCCTTTCTTCATCCGTGCTGCTTTTCACTCCTACAGATACGGCTGCACCTAACTACAGTGGCAGATCTACTGCCTACCTGTGTTCACCTGCTTTCCCTGTCTTAGGCGTGACTCCagcttttgcctcccaagcaaCCAGTGAGAATGTAGCCACTGAAATTAGGCAGACTTGCTCTACATCCCAGCCTTCTCACTTGGGAGACACAAGCAGACTTGCTAATAACAAACAATGCAACAGTTCAGCCAGCTCACCAAAACTGGATACCAACCTGCATGTGTCAGGTAGGCAAGGACAACCTGCCTGTGACAGTGACTCTGGCCCCCAAGCAACACCTCTACCCATTGAGTCATTCACTTTCAGAGAAAATCAGCTCTGTGGAAATGCATGCCTCAAGTTACATGAATATTCCACTGAACAG ACTGAAATCACAGACCTCCCTGCTTGTGACAGCTGGAACCCCGGCAGCCTACACTTGGTCTCAAAGTTCAAG AACCCTTCTAGTTCCTGTTCTGTGGATGTGAGTGCCGTGTGGTGGGAAAGAGCTGGTGTTAAGGAACCATGTATCATAACTGCTTGTGAAGATGTAGTTTCTCTTTGGAAGCCCTTGGATACTTTGCAGTGGGAAAAAGTTCATACCTGGCAATTCACAGAG GTTCCAGTGTTACAAATAGTTCCGGTGCCTGATGTTTATAATCTCATATGTGTGGCTTTGGGAAATTTGGAAATCAGAGAAATCAG GGCATTGCTGTGCTCCTCTGGTGATGAAAGTGAAAAGCAAGTACTACTGAAAtctggaaatataaaagctgTGCTTGGCTTGACAAAGAGAAGACTAGTTAGTAGCATTGGAACCTTTTGCAATCAACAAATACAAATCATGACATTTGCTGAAGATGGAGG TAGCAAAGATGAACAGCTTTTGATGCCCCCTGATGAGACTATATTGACTTTTGCTGAAGTCCAGGGGATGCAGGATGCTCTGCTTGGTACCACCACTGTGAACAACATTGTGATCTG GAATTTAAAGACTGGCCAACTCCTGAAAAAGGTGCACATTGATGACTCTTACCAAGCTTCGATCTGTCACAGAGCCTATTCTGAGATG GGGCTCCTGTTTGTTGTTCTGAGTCATCCTTGTGCCAAAGAGAGCCAGGCCTTTGGAAGCCCCATGTTTCAGCTTCTGGTGATTAACCCTAAGACAGCTCAGAGTGTGCGTGTTCTGCTATGCTGTCTTCCTCAAGGGCAGGCTGGAAG GTTCCTGGAAGGGGATGTGAAAGATCACATTGCAGCAGCAGTCCTGACTTCTGGGACAATTGCCATTTGGGACTTGCTTTTGGGTCACTGCACTGCTGTCCTCCCACCTGTCTCTGATCAGAATTGGTCTTTGGTTAAATGGTCAGGTACAGACTCTCATTTGCTAGCTGGACAAAAGGATGGAAATATATTCATATACCGCTACTTTTAA